A section of the Halopiger aswanensis genome encodes:
- a CDS encoding sugar phosphate isomerase/epimerase family protein, whose amino-acid sequence MVRTAVQLYSLRDIDAPLPEVLDLVGETSFDGVEFATRIRDDETDLEAVIDALERNDLAVAAAHVGLDDLENDYEAVTELYDRLGCRTLVVPWLEPEQFASEASIADAAERLAAVADDLAADGFDLQYHNHDQEFVSLGTKTGLDELLGRAENVGFEIDLGWARAGGADPVTVVDRYADRISHAHFADADGETMTCVELGEGDLDLERTLEAVRRADVEWYIYEHDNPENPRESMAHGAEMLESFR is encoded by the coding sequence ATGGTTCGCACTGCCGTTCAGTTGTACTCGCTGCGCGATATCGACGCACCGCTGCCGGAGGTCCTCGATCTGGTCGGCGAGACGTCCTTCGACGGGGTCGAGTTCGCCACCCGCATCCGGGACGACGAGACCGACCTCGAGGCAGTGATCGACGCCCTCGAGCGGAACGATCTCGCGGTCGCCGCGGCCCACGTCGGACTCGACGACCTCGAGAACGACTACGAGGCGGTGACGGAACTGTACGACCGTCTCGGCTGCCGGACGCTCGTCGTCCCGTGGCTCGAGCCCGAGCAGTTCGCGTCCGAGGCGTCGATCGCCGACGCGGCCGAGCGCCTCGCGGCCGTCGCGGACGACCTCGCCGCCGACGGGTTCGACCTGCAGTATCACAACCACGATCAGGAGTTCGTCTCGCTCGGCACCAAGACGGGCCTGGACGAACTGCTCGGGCGGGCCGAAAACGTCGGCTTCGAGATCGACCTCGGCTGGGCGCGAGCGGGCGGCGCCGACCCCGTCACGGTCGTCGATCGGTACGCCGACCGGATCTCCCACGCCCACTTCGCCGACGCCGACGGCGAGACGATGACCTGCGTCGAACTCGGCGAGGGCGACCTCGACCTCGAGCGCACCCTCGAGGCGGTCCGCCGCGCCGACGTCGAGTGGTACATCTACGAGCACGACAACCCCGAGAACCCCCGCGAATCGATGGCTCACGGCGCCGAGATGCTCGAGTCGTTCCGATAG
- a CDS encoding metallophosphoesterase family protein: protein MLVLGDAHAADPARRETLLALYRTIDPDRVLQVGDLEYYDLPAPTWFIAGNNEDFDVIESMRANERPFGEPDVHLLASTVATVDGLRVAGLSGNYAPTKYDQPRSALTGDRRRHFTHEDVAQARELEDIDVFLTHEAPTGLLSYGYDPGCERVDELLEAIDPELCLVGHHHEHHEAEIAGTRVVSLAPAWERYYTLDSETLALEAHDHDLGANASDP from the coding sequence ATGCTCGTCCTCGGCGACGCCCACGCCGCCGATCCCGCCCGGCGCGAGACCCTCCTCGCACTCTACCGGACGATCGACCCCGATCGCGTCCTTCAGGTCGGCGACCTCGAGTACTACGACCTGCCGGCGCCGACGTGGTTCATCGCCGGCAACAACGAGGACTTCGACGTTATCGAGTCGATGCGTGCGAACGAGCGCCCGTTCGGCGAGCCCGACGTCCACCTGCTCGCGAGCACGGTCGCGACGGTCGACGGGTTGCGGGTGGCCGGCCTCTCCGGCAACTACGCGCCGACGAAGTACGACCAGCCGCGCTCGGCGCTCACGGGCGATCGCCGTCGCCACTTTACGCACGAGGACGTCGCGCAAGCGCGCGAACTCGAGGATATCGACGTCTTCCTCACCCACGAGGCGCCGACCGGGCTCCTCTCGTACGGGTACGATCCGGGCTGCGAGCGCGTCGACGAACTTCTCGAGGCGATCGATCCGGAGTTGTGTCTGGTCGGTCACCACCACGAACATCACGAAGCCGAGATCGCTGGGACCCGCGTCGTGAGCCTCGCGCCGGCCTGGGAGCGGTACTACACGCTCGATTCGGAGACGCTAGCACTCGAGGCGCACGACCACGATTTGGGCGCGAACGCGAGCGACCCGTAG
- the thrC gene encoding threonine synthase, whose protein sequence is MDRRVRCYDCGKTYRLEERQRCSCGEPLWFDTDADAATFEWPDDDWTAGMWRYADVLPVSATATEPMGPVPGATPLVRAADLDEYAGCSLHLKPEGQNPTGSFKDRGTAVGVAYGRRDGHDWIGTVSHGNMALSTSAYAAAAGLEAAVFVPADTPTERLELIARHGARIFRVEGDYGRLYAETLALETDGGRFVNSDTPLRVAGQKTVAYEILEQFRPSAPDAIVLPVSSGGQASGVWKALRELETAGLLDSEDVPRLYPVQAAPCDPIATAYREDRATVSAIEPGETIAVSIANADPPSGTRALTAARETGGAVVSVSDEATREAMDRLATTAGLSVEPSSAVALAGVRELSRRGELDADDEVVTILTGSGYKERYDVDVESRTRTIDLEAVERELAAVVGS, encoded by the coding sequence ATGGATCGACGGGTCCGCTGCTACGACTGCGGGAAGACGTACCGCCTCGAGGAGCGCCAGCGCTGTTCCTGCGGCGAACCGCTCTGGTTCGACACCGACGCCGACGCGGCGACCTTCGAGTGGCCGGACGACGACTGGACCGCCGGAATGTGGCGTTATGCTGACGTGCTCCCCGTCTCCGCCACCGCCACGGAGCCGATGGGTCCCGTTCCCGGCGCGACGCCGCTCGTCCGCGCCGCGGATCTGGACGAGTACGCCGGCTGTTCCCTCCACCTGAAGCCGGAAGGGCAGAATCCGACGGGGAGCTTCAAGGATCGCGGCACCGCGGTCGGCGTCGCGTACGGCCGTCGGGACGGTCACGACTGGATCGGCACCGTCTCCCACGGCAACATGGCGCTGAGCACGAGCGCCTACGCCGCCGCTGCCGGCCTCGAGGCGGCGGTCTTCGTGCCGGCGGACACCCCGACGGAACGGCTCGAGTTGATCGCCCGCCACGGTGCGCGGATCTTCCGCGTCGAGGGCGATTACGGCCGGCTGTACGCCGAGACGCTCGCGCTCGAGACCGACGGTGGACGTTTCGTCAACTCGGATACGCCGCTGCGGGTCGCCGGCCAGAAGACGGTCGCGTACGAGATCCTCGAGCAGTTCCGACCGAGCGCGCCGGACGCGATCGTCCTCCCGGTCAGCAGCGGCGGCCAGGCCAGCGGCGTCTGGAAGGCGCTCCGGGAACTCGAGACGGCGGGCCTGCTCGATTCCGAGGACGTGCCGCGGCTCTACCCGGTCCAGGCGGCCCCGTGCGATCCCATCGCGACGGCCTATCGCGAGGATCGAGCGACCGTCTCGGCGATCGAACCGGGGGAGACGATCGCCGTCTCGATCGCGAACGCCGATCCGCCCAGCGGCACCCGCGCGCTAACTGCCGCCCGCGAAACGGGCGGTGCGGTCGTCTCCGTCTCCGACGAGGCGACCCGCGAGGCGATGGATCGGCTGGCGACGACGGCTGGACTCTCCGTCGAACCCTCGAGCGCCGTTGCACTGGCCGGGGTCCGCGAACTCTCTCGGCGGGGCGAACTCGACGCGGACGACGAGGTCGTCACGATCCTCACCGGCTCGGGGTACAAGGAACGGTACGACGTCGACGTCGAGTCCCGAACACGGACGATCGATCTCGAGGCGGTCGAACGGGAACTCGCCGCCGTCGTCGGTTCGTAA